A part of bacterium genomic DNA contains:
- a CDS encoding SDR family NAD(P)-dependent oxidoreductase — translation MPKQQSGRTTLITGGTGALGRALLEAFLADGDRVVLPWIDKDEVECVHSAHSAEVDAGRLMLFEADVAESADARELVRVAGEVHVLVNGVGGFGGGAPVHETDLELWDAMYRINVRTVAAMSAAVVPGMIARVSGSIVNIASQAALDCPAGIAAYSASKASLVALTRSLQNELAGSGVRVNAVVPTTIDTPANRAAMPDADFSTWTAPGEIASVIQWLSSDAAISVRGALIPV, via the coding sequence ATGCCGAAGCAACAGTCGGGACGGACGACCCTCATCACCGGCGGAACCGGAGCCCTGGGCCGCGCGTTGCTCGAGGCCTTTCTCGCCGATGGCGATCGGGTCGTACTGCCGTGGATCGACAAGGACGAGGTCGAGTGCGTTCACTCCGCCCATTCTGCCGAGGTCGATGCGGGTCGGCTGATGCTATTCGAGGCCGATGTTGCCGAATCGGCCGACGCGCGCGAACTGGTTCGGGTCGCGGGCGAGGTACACGTGCTGGTCAACGGCGTCGGTGGCTTTGGCGGTGGCGCGCCGGTTCACGAGACCGATCTCGAACTCTGGGACGCTATGTACCGGATCAACGTGCGCACCGTTGCGGCCATGAGCGCGGCCGTCGTTCCGGGAATGATCGCGCGCGTTTCCGGGAGCATCGTCAATATCGCATCGCAGGCGGCGCTCGACTGTCCGGCTGGAATCGCGGCCTATAGCGCGTCGAAGGCGTCGCTGGTCGCGCTCACTCGGAGCCTGCAAAACGAGCTGGCCGGTTCCGGGGTGAGGGTCAACGCCGTGGTCCCGACTACGATCGACACGCCTGCGAATCGTGCCGCCATGCCCGACGCCGACTTCTCGACCTGGACGGCCCCGGGCGAAATTGCATCAGTCATCCAATGGCTGAGCAGTGATGCGGCGATTTCCGTTCGCGGCGCTCTGATTCCCGTCTGA
- a CDS encoding MaoC family dehydratase, protein MAKEFEISDAMRESIGKESPPWTSEVTTTSIRAFARGVGYTDPVYFDVDAAQKAGYKSLPAPPCYLGTPVFIPGRSSDTFSGPVDGQPRVDHGLPGLLDGGTETEYFDQVCAGDTLTVVSKVADLTVRQSGSLGKMLLVTNETTYTNQQTGKLVAKQTSQAIFY, encoded by the coding sequence ATGGCCAAGGAGTTCGAGATCAGCGATGCGATGAGAGAGAGCATCGGCAAGGAATCACCGCCCTGGACCTCGGAAGTCACGACCACCAGCATTCGCGCTTTCGCGCGCGGTGTTGGCTACACCGATCCAGTGTATTTCGATGTCGATGCGGCGCAAAAGGCCGGCTACAAGAGTCTGCCGGCGCCGCCCTGTTATCTGGGTACGCCCGTGTTCATTCCCGGTCGATCCAGTGACACGTTCAGCGGTCCCGTCGATGGCCAGCCACGGGTCGATCACGGCCTGCCAGGTTTGCTCGACGGTGGCACCGAGACCGAGTATTTCGACCAGGTCTGCGCCGGTGACACGCTGACGGTCGTCAGCAAGGTTGCCGATCTGACCGTTCGTCAGAGCGGGAGTCTGGGCAAGATGTTGCTCGTGACCAACGAAACCACATACACCAACCAGCAGACCGGAAAGCTCGTCGCGAAGCAGACTTCGCAGGCGATCTTCTACTAG
- a CDS encoding ribonuclease HI produces the protein MSRDRSDSLLTPEQVLDRFSDGPQTGVFTDGSCEGNPGPGGWGFVHVEDGEILARDHGFDADTTNNRMELQALIEAYRSLPGDAKLTIYSDSRLCVDTINQWAAGWEKRGWRRKGGPVKNLELVKQLYALSKEHRGVELRWIRAHDGSLWNEYVDALASSYMRDPRA, from the coding sequence ATGAGTCGCGACCGTTCGGATTCCCTATTGACCCCGGAACAGGTCCTGGATCGCTTCAGCGACGGGCCGCAGACGGGCGTGTTCACGGACGGCAGTTGCGAGGGCAATCCGGGTCCGGGTGGCTGGGGTTTCGTGCACGTCGAGGACGGCGAGATCCTCGCGCGAGACCACGGCTTCGATGCCGACACCACGAACAACCGCATGGAGTTGCAGGCTCTGATCGAGGCCTACCGGAGTCTTCCCGGAGACGCCAAGCTCACGATCTATTCGGACAGCCGACTCTGCGTCGACACGATCAATCAGTGGGCTGCGGGCTGGGAAAAGCGGGGCTGGCGGCGCAAGGGCGGGCCGGTGAAGAATCTGGAACTGGTCAAACAGCTATACGCGCTTTCCAAGGAACATCGGGGCGTGGAACTGCGTTGGATCCGCGCTCACGATGGCTCCCTCTGGAACGAATACGTGGATGCGCTCGCATCCAGCTATATGCGAGACCCGCGCGCCTGA